One Novipirellula galeiformis genomic window, GGCGACCTTGAGTCCGATCACTTCCGCGGCGGTGCGTAAACTCGGTTACACGGTCGCATGTGAAGCAGACCCGTACACGATCGAGTCGTTGATCCAAGCGCTTGTGAAATCCAATCTTACTTAGAAAGGAAGTCGTTTCGATGATTCCAAAATCGTATAAACAGATGCACAAAAGTTATCCCGAATACATGCAAGCGTATGAATCGTTTGGCGAGGAGGCGCGTAAAGCCGGCCCCCTTTCGCCGCGTGAAGTCGCCTTGGTCAAGCTGGCCATCTCCTTGGGCGCAGGTCTCGAAGGCGCAGCCCATTCCCACACGCGAAAAGCGCTCGAGGCCGGTTGCACTGCGGATGAACTGCGGCATGTTGCAGTCGTTTCCGCGCCCACGATCGGGTTTCCGACGATGATGCGTGCACGATCCTGGGTCGAAGATGTCCTCGAAAAACAAGCCAAGTGAGCGAGGCGCGACCGTGAACCTGTCGGCCACGTCGCTCGATGATGCTGGCAAGCAACGCTTACTCGGGGTCGTGTTGTGCGGTGGAAAATCCTCGCGAATGGGCCGCGACAAAGCAGCGTTGGCACACCCCAGTGGACAAACCTTTTTGAGCCACGCGATCAAGCGACTTGCTAATGTTTGTGACGCGGTCGTCGTCAGTGGGGATTCTACGGTGGCTCACGCAGTTCCCACGATTGTGGATCCCGTCGCACATCGCGGTCCGGCGACGGGAATCGCGGCGGCACTTGATTATGCAATCCGTCACGGTTTTGACGCTTGCTTTGTCACGCCCGTGGACATGCCGATGTTGAGCGGGAAAGATTTGGAATCGCTGAAAGAGGACTGGCACGCCCGGGATCAAATCACCGTTGCTGAGTCCGATGGACTAGAACCTTTAGTCGGAATTTACCCGATTCGTTTTGCGGGCCCGCTTCGACAATTGGCTGAATCCGAAAGCCGTAGTTTGTTTCGCTGGCTCGGATCCCATGATCACCACCGCGTGACGTTATCAGCGGCTTGTTGCCACAACATTAACACTCCTGAAGATTTAACGGATGTCAGCTAAAAAGTTTGCCTTTTGTAGCCCCGAGGAAGCGATCACCGCACTGGCGGCACGACTGAGTATCGTCGAGGTCGAAGACGCGGTGCAGGCGTGTCTTGGCCGGGTGCTCGCCGAAGACGTGATTGCCGATCGCGACAGTCCCGCTGCGGATGTTTCGGCGATGGACGGTTACGCCATCCGGCGGAGTGACTTGCGTCTGGGCGAATCGATTCCTGTCGCGGGGGAAAGCGTTCCCGGAGCCCCGCCGCCGCCGATGAAGGCGGGATCCATCATGCGTATCTTCACCGGGGCGCTGGTGCCCGATGGAGCCGACGCGGTGGTGAAACGTGAAGATACCGAAGAGTTGGAAAACGCGATTCGGTTTTTAGAGGTGGCGATGTCGACTCCGACGGGCGAGAACATTCGCCGCGCTGGTGAGAATGCAAAATCGGGTAGTCGTGTTCTCGCCGCAGGGGTTCAAATCAATGCGGCTCATCGCGCTACGATGGCAAATTTCGGCTGTTATCAAGCAACGGTTTACTCGCCGGTTCGCGTTACCCTGATCACGACGGGGGATGAAGTGGGTGTTTTCGACAAGGAAGCACCGAAGCCTTGGCAGCTTCGTAACAGCAACCAAATTGCGTTGGCCTCGTTGTTTGAGTCAAAGCCTTGGATCACGATCAACGCGGTTCATCATGCATGCGACGATCGTGAAACGCTCACCGCTTTGTTATCCGGTCTGCTGCCGCAAACCGATGCGGTCATCATGACGGGTGGCGTGTCGATGGGCGATTACGACTATGTGCCCGATGGAGTACGCGATGTTGGCGGCGAGGTGGTCTTTCATGGGCTGCCGATTCGGCCCGGGAAACCCATTCTCGGTGCCGCCACCGAAGAGGGGAAGTTGATTCTCGGCTTGCCCGGCAATCCCGTCAGCGCGGTGATCGGGGGACTTCGGTTTGCGTTGCCGCTATTAGCAAAGCAAAGTGGTCAAGTGAACTGGCGTCCGCGGTGCACGCAGGTTCGACTGGAAAACCCTGGCGAAAAAACGTTGCCGCTGTGGTGGTTGCGACTTGTCACGATGACGGCGCACGGGACGGCGGAACCGGTGCATAGCCAAGGCTCGGGAGACCTTGTTTCGTTGGGACAAAGCTCAGGCGTTGTCGAAATCCCCGCAGGGGAATCAGGCGAGGGACTATGGCCGTACTACGCATGGTAGGAAAGCCGACCGTTTCAGACACCCGACCTTGGACCGCTGGGATGACACGATGACCGATGGTATTAATCCTTACCAGCCGGTGGTGATCCACTCGGAGGCTTCCGTTAGCAGCGGCGATGAAGATGTTTGGTTTTCGGCAACGAGGGCGCAATTCAAGTTTGCCGAATCGCAGTTTCTGTTGCGCCGGTATTCCTATCGATTGTTCTTTGGTTCACTTGTGATGATCCTCTGTAGTGTGGCCGCGATTGTCATCACGCTTGCCCGGTTCGATAGTCCATTAGGTTTTGTCGCGGCGTTGTTGGGATCGATGGGGATATCGACATGCCTTTACCTCGCCATGGTGCACCGTGCCAAAGCCCGGATTCGCCAACGGCTGCTCGACCATGGTCTGCAACACGATGTGCAGTGCTCGCTCCGCTTGGATTCCGGCCGACTCGAGTTGTCAACGCCGTTGGGAGTCTATGCGTGGGATACGGCCACCCTCAAAGCGTATCGAACTCGAAAGGGATTGCTGGTCTGTCCTGAGCCTTTTCTGTACGCGTTCATTCCCAAGCGGAGTGATTTTCGGGATGGAGACTACAACGCGTTTTGCGCTCGATTGTTTGGCCGGTGAAGGCTAGTCGAGCGTGCAGGGATCGCTGCAGGGATCGCGGAATCCGCTAAGCGATGATGGCGTTGGCCACGTTGCCATGCACGTCGGTCAAACGGAAGTCGCGACCGGCATAGCGATAGGTCAATTGTTCGTGATCCAAGCCGAGCAGATTCAGGATCGTGGCGTGCCAATCATGGATATGGCACTTGTCTTGGACCGCCGCGTAGCCGTGTTCGTCGGTCGCCCCGTAGCTGAACCCGCCCTTGACGCCTCCGCCTGCCATCCAGGTCGTGTAACCCTTGTTGTTGTGATCGCGTCCGTCGCCGTTTTGAGCTGCCGGGGTGCGCCCAAATTCGCCTCCCCAAATTACCAACGTGTCTTTGAGCATGTCGCGTTGTTTCAAGTCGTTGAGTAAACCTGCGATCGGTTTGTCAATTTCGTTGCAGCGATTGGGTAGGTCGGTCGAGAGGTTGGTGTGATGATCCCAACCGCCATGGTTGATTTCCACGAAACGTACTCCCGACTCGACAAACCGACGGGCCAGCAGACATTGACGACCGA contains:
- a CDS encoding carboxymuconolactone decarboxylase family protein; this translates as MIPKSYKQMHKSYPEYMQAYESFGEEARKAGPLSPREVALVKLAISLGAGLEGAAHSHTRKALEAGCTADELRHVAVVSAPTIGFPTMMRARSWVEDVLEKQAK
- a CDS encoding molybdenum cofactor guanylyltransferase, with amino-acid sequence MSSKNKPSERGATVNLSATSLDDAGKQRLLGVVLCGGKSSRMGRDKAALAHPSGQTFLSHAIKRLANVCDAVVVSGDSTVAHAVPTIVDPVAHRGPATGIAAALDYAIRHGFDACFVTPVDMPMLSGKDLESLKEDWHARDQITVAESDGLEPLVGIYPIRFAGPLRQLAESESRSLFRWLGSHDHHRVTLSAACCHNINTPEDLTDVS
- a CDS encoding molybdopterin molybdotransferase MoeA produces the protein MSAKKFAFCSPEEAITALAARLSIVEVEDAVQACLGRVLAEDVIADRDSPAADVSAMDGYAIRRSDLRLGESIPVAGESVPGAPPPPMKAGSIMRIFTGALVPDGADAVVKREDTEELENAIRFLEVAMSTPTGENIRRAGENAKSGSRVLAAGVQINAAHRATMANFGCYQATVYSPVRVTLITTGDEVGVFDKEAPKPWQLRNSNQIALASLFESKPWITINAVHHACDDRETLTALLSGLLPQTDAVIMTGGVSMGDYDYVPDGVRDVGGEVVFHGLPIRPGKPILGAATEEGKLILGLPGNPVSAVIGGLRFALPLLAKQSGQVNWRPRCTQVRLENPGEKTLPLWWLRLVTMTAHGTAEPVHSQGSGDLVSLGQSSGVVEIPAGESGEGLWPYYAW